In Gossypium raimondii isolate GPD5lz chromosome 12, ASM2569854v1, whole genome shotgun sequence, a single window of DNA contains:
- the LOC105762550 gene encoding F-box protein SKIP23, with protein MAKRRKSLADQVPTEIFWSIFNKLSFIDLIQAKAVCSSWNLAAEEFVSKMPWLMLPSKKEVEEGDGAFVNNNGYNGFFNLCENRVYNLKTTPMEFRESCWLKKMERNEDGEYELDYLKKNQRFFFKVCGKQQVRECFIQKAILSGKPDCNENFGVVLLCNNREEIAYHQRGYNSWTVIDVSHPPYRDIICHKNHLYALSDNNSIEVWDLGGRDYVGRIVNKSDIVLPFPDKSHTKGNSLRGFGTSKFYLVESCDDLLLIVRFIGDYVGFDGTLLTEWDLLTETCTQPKICPYRTCFFHVYKLDFDELKWVEVESLNDRALFLGGNQSVSVSVQSFPNCETNSIYFTDDCWEKMEEDYNYGGHDTGIYNIKDESFKPIYEFSSDKIQPPPCWIIPSAMLESQLGQCVASLPGCN; from the exons ATGgcgaaaagaagaaaaagcctTGCTGACCAAGTTCCCACTGAAATCTTTTGGTCTATCTTCAACAAGTTAAGTTTCATAGATCTGATTCAAGCCAAAGCTGTTTGTTCGTCTTGGAATTTAGCCGCAGAAGAGTTCGTTTCAAAGATGCCATGGCTAATGCTTCCTTCGAAGAAAGAAGTTGAAGAAGGAGACGGTGCTTTTGTTAACAACAATGGCTACAATGGGTTTTTCAATCTGTGTGAAAATAGGGTTTATAACTTGAAAACCACGCCAATGGAATTCAGGGAAAGCTGCT GGttaaaaaagatggaaagaaaCGAAGATGGTGAGTATGAACTTGATTAtcttaaaaagaatcaaaggtTCTTTTTCAAGGTCTGCGGGAAACAACAAGTACGAGAATGTTTTATTCAGAAGGCAATCCTGTCTGGAAAACCAGATTGTAATGAAAACTTCGGTGTGGTTTTGTTATGTAACAATCGTGAAGAGATTGCTTATCATCAACGTGGATACAATTCTTGGACCGTCATTGATGTTAGCCATCCACCTTACCGAGACATAATCTGCCATAAAAACCATCTCTACGCATTGAGTGATAACAACAGTATCGAAGTATGGGATTTAGGCGGCAGGGACTACGTTGGCCGGATCGTCAATAAGTCCGATATCGTTCTTCCCTTTCCCGACAAGTCACATACCAAAGGAAATTCTTTAAGAGGTTTTGGTACCAGCAAGTTCTATTTGGTCGAATCATGTGATGATCTTCTCCTTATTGTGAGATTCATTGGAGATTATGTGGGATTTGATGGAACATTACTTACTGAGTGGGATCTTTTAACTGAAACCTGCACCCAACCCAAAATTTGTCCTTACAGAACATGTTTCTTCCATGTTTATAAACTGGATTTCGATGAACTAAAATGGGTGGAAGTCGAATCTTTAAACGATCGAGCTTTGTTCTTGGGCGGGAATCAATCTGTCTCTGTCTCCGTTCAATCTTTTCCAAACTGCGAAACAAATTCTATTTACTTCACCGATGATTGTTGGgagaaaatggaagaagattATAATTATGGTGGTCATGATACGGGCATATATAACATTAAAGATGAAAGTTTCAAGCCAATTTATGAGTTTTCTTCAGACAAGATTCAACCACCACCTTGTTGGATCATCCCATCAGCTATGCTAGAATCCCAGCTTGGACAATGTGTTGCAAGCTTGCCGGGCtgtaactaa
- the LOC105765557 gene encoding uncharacterized protein LOC105765557, with translation MDTGNASMASLASQICNHIASIFSKPSIHPPALDLMVAELASIASQKGRVFLYGVGREGLMLKALCMRLAHLGLSAHFVFDMTTPPITSKDLLVASAGPGGFSTVDAICSVARSHGGRVLLLTAQPETGSSVRHANVVAYVAAQTMADDGGGEKSRTLLPMGSVYEGAMFVLFEMVVYKLGEVLGESPEAIRARHTNLE, from the coding sequence ATGGACACGGGTAACGCTTCAATGGCAAGCTTAGCCTCACAAATATGCAACCATATAGCCTCCATCTTCTCCAAACCCAGTATCCACCCACCAGCTTTGGACCTAATGGTAGCAGAATTGGCCTCCATAGCGTCCCAAAAGGGTCGCGTTTTTCTCTATGGTGTAGGCCGAGAGGGTTTAATGTTGAAGGCCCTCTGTATGCGCCTTGCTCATTTGGGTCTCTCTGCTCACTTCGTCTTCGACATGACTACTCCACCAATTACTTCCAAAGACCTTCTCGTAGCATCAGCTGGCCCTGGAGGGTTCTCCACTGTCGATGCTATTTGCTCGGTGGCACGGTCCCATGGTGGTAGAGTTTTGTTGCTGACTGCCCAGCCTGAAACGGGATCCAGTGTGAGGCATGCAAATGTGGTAGCGTATGTTGCAGCCCAGACTATGGCTGATGATGGCGGTGGGGAGAAATCAAGGACATTGCTGCCTATGGGGAGTGTCTATGAGGGGGCCATGTTTGTGTTGTTTGAGATGGTGGTTTACAAATTGGGTGAGGTTTTGGGAGAGAGTCCTGAGGCCATCCGAGCTCGACATACCAATCTTGAGTGA